A genomic segment from Lujinxingia sediminis encodes:
- a CDS encoding caspase family protein, whose protein sequence is MKPSSRMFTGLALGAGLSIALSACTPWHAKQGFEDRQALYTPEGQARMVELVKAGGYDGHYAAYHLANADAETIAPVMPELIRIYASDCRVEEGIAEGDDDWVHSTSCDPLINTAAKVGAASVPELAKVNPYAASLGLGALGTEGASGLPTLVSALGSEFPTVRRAAIDALRNIAVPEARVLLALENVSQNDANDQVRDAAARALLSLSAQRDIAQPDSPNPRPERPGSNAPSVVTRPDDIALVIGVEDYRGGLPSSTGARADARAFADLAETHLGLPRRNIITLLDDQATRSSLEAYFQEWLPKNAKSTGRVYVFFAGHGAPDPQTGDAYLVPWDGDPRFINRQGMGIDELTSQLRELSASEVIVMLDSCFSGSGGRSVLAEGTRPLVPVKDLEIPARDDQPARFALLSAAAADEVTGTMSGTEHGLFSYFLIEGLSGQADANGDGVVELGEISTYLSGRVPDEARRDNRDQTPTAHFEPQSIARMPVVTFEADAH, encoded by the coding sequence ATGAAGCCATCCTCCCGCATGTTCACGGGGCTGGCACTGGGCGCAGGCCTGAGCATCGCGCTCAGCGCCTGCACCCCCTGGCACGCCAAGCAGGGCTTTGAAGATCGTCAGGCCCTCTACACCCCCGAAGGTCAGGCTCGCATGGTCGAGCTCGTCAAAGCCGGTGGCTACGACGGCCACTACGCCGCCTACCACCTGGCCAATGCCGACGCCGAGACCATCGCCCCGGTGATGCCCGAGCTCATCCGCATCTACGCCTCCGACTGCAGAGTGGAAGAGGGCATCGCCGAGGGCGACGACGACTGGGTGCACTCCACCAGCTGCGATCCGCTGATCAACACCGCCGCCAAAGTTGGCGCGGCCAGCGTTCCGGAGCTCGCAAAGGTCAACCCCTACGCCGCCTCCCTGGGGCTGGGCGCGCTGGGTACCGAAGGCGCCTCCGGGCTTCCCACCCTCGTCTCCGCGCTCGGCTCAGAGTTCCCCACGGTGCGTCGCGCTGCCATTGATGCGCTGCGCAACATCGCCGTGCCCGAGGCTCGCGTGCTTCTGGCCCTGGAGAACGTCTCTCAAAACGATGCCAACGACCAGGTGCGCGACGCCGCCGCCCGCGCGCTGCTCTCGCTCAGCGCTCAGCGCGACATCGCACAGCCCGACTCGCCCAACCCCCGCCCGGAGCGCCCGGGCAGCAATGCCCCCTCGGTGGTTACCCGCCCCGACGACATCGCCCTGGTCATCGGCGTCGAAGACTACCGCGGTGGCCTGCCCTCTTCGACCGGCGCCCGCGCTGACGCACGCGCGTTTGCCGACCTGGCCGAAACCCATCTGGGTTTACCGCGTCGCAACATCATCACCCTCCTCGACGATCAGGCCACCCGCTCCTCCCTGGAGGCCTACTTCCAGGAATGGCTCCCCAAAAACGCCAAAAGCACCGGGCGCGTCTACGTCTTCTTTGCCGGCCACGGTGCCCCCGACCCTCAGACCGGCGACGCCTACCTCGTCCCCTGGGATGGCGACCCGCGTTTTATCAACCGCCAGGGCATGGGCATCGATGAGCTCACCTCCCAACTTCGTGAACTCTCCGCCTCAGAAGTCATCGTCATGCTCGACTCCTGCTTCTCGGGCTCCGGCGGCCGCAGCGTGCTCGCCGAAGGCACCCGTCCCCTCGTTCCAGTCAAAGATCTTGAGATCCCGGCGCGCGACGACCAGCCTGCACGCTTCGCCCTACTCAGCGCCGCGGCCGCCGACGAGGTCACCGGCACGATGAGTGGCACCGAGCACGGCCTCTTCTCGTACTTCTTAATCGAAGGACTCAGCGGCCAGGCCGACGCCAACGGCGACGGTGTCGTGGAGCTCGGCGAAATCAGCACCTACCTCAGCGGGCGCGTCCCCGATGAAGCCCGACGCGACAACCGCGACCAGACGCCCACCGCCCACTTCGAGCCTCAATCCATCGCACGTATGCCGGTGGTCACGTTTGAGGCTGACGCCCACTGA